The following DNA comes from Arthrobacter sp. SLBN-83.
CCAGCTGGTGGCCAAGCAGCAGGAAAGCAGCACCCTTCAGCAGCAGGCAGCCCCGCTTCAGGCAGCGCTGAACGCCGCGAACGCAGCGGTTACTGCAAAACAGACGGACATCGCAACCCTTCAGGGACAGCTGCCTGCACTGCAGGACGCCGTCAAGCAGGCCAACACGGCTGTCGCCAGCAAGCAGGCCGAGCTCAGCACGCTGCAGGGGCAGCTCCCGGCGCTGGAACAGGCGGCAAAGGACGCTGCCGGCGCTGCGGCGGCCCAGCAGCAGGTGGTGAAAGACCTCGAAGACGCATTGCCAACCCTCACCGAAAACGTTGAGCAGGCCCAGCAGGCCATCTCTGACCAGAAGGTGGTCCTCGAGGCGAAGAATGCCACTTTGACTGAGGCAAATGACGCGCTGGCGGCAGCCAACAAGGCAGTGGACGAAAAGAATGCCGAGATTTCGACGCTTCAGGGCCAGCTCCCGGCACTGCAGGCCACCCTTGATACCGCGAAAACTGCCGTTGCTACAAAGACAGCCGAGATCGATTCACTCAACACGTTGGGCGACGACCTGGTGGCCCGGATCTCAGAGCTCAACTCGCAGATTGCCGCTGCCGAGGGCAATGTCCTTGACCTGCAGGGACGGGTGAAGCCCCTGCTGGACCAGCTCAACAGCCTTACCGGAGACATAAACGCTGCAGAAGCCAAACTGGCATCCTTGCAGGGCCAGCTGACCACCGTGGACAACCAACTAACCGCCGCGCAGGACACTCTTCGGGCCATCCAGGGCCAGAAGAAGCAGAACAAGGACGCCATTGAGGCCCAGAAGCTCCTGGTGGCCAGCCTGCAAACGCAGCTGGCGGACATCCAGAAGCAAATTGCCGCCATCGATCCCACCATCGGGAACGGGGGTTGCGCCGCCTGATCAACCAGGCATGAAGACCGGCGTCCAATGGCGTGCGCCGCAAGGAGGGGACCAGTTCTTTGCGAACTGGTCCCCTCTCTTACTGCCTGAAAGGACTGCGGCTAGCTCAGCGCGGCGAGCACTTCCTTGGCCACGTCCTCGCTGGACTGCGGGTTCTGGCCCGTGATGAGGTTGCCGTCCCGGACCACATTGGAGGACCAGGCCGCACCGTTTTCGATCACGGCGCCCTTCTCCTTCAGCGCGTCCTCCACCAGCCAAGGGGTGTTCTCGCCGGTGCCGCCGCCAAGTTCCTCCTCGTTGGTGAACACCGTGAGGCGCCGTCCCTTGAAGGCGAACCCGCCGTCGTCGTCCGTTGCGCTCAGCAGCCCGGCGGGACCGTGGCAGAACGGCGCAATGATCTTGCCGTCCTTATTCGCTGCCACCAGCAGCCGGCCCAGGTCGGCGTCCTTGTACAGGTCGGCCATGGGGCCGTGGCCGCCGGGCATCACCACGGCGTCGTAGGCGGAGGGGTCGACGTCGGCCAGGACCAGCGGGTGCGCCAGCTCGCCGTC
Coding sequences within:
- a CDS encoding type 1 glutamine amidotransferase domain-containing protein, with the translated sequence MANILMVVSAADSLTMKDGSEHPTGYWAEELVVSHQTLTEAGNTVHIATPGGRKPTVDQVSLAAESAGGDERAQGFKDYIAKIDGELAHPLVLADVDPSAYDAVVMPGGHGPMADLYKDADLGRLLVAANKDGKIIAPFCHGPAGLLSATDDDGGFAFKGRRLTVFTNEEELGGGTGENTPWLVEDALKEKGAVIENGAAWSSNVVRDGNLITGQNPQSSEDVAKEVLAALS